Within Spinacia oleracea cultivar Varoflay chromosome 4, BTI_SOV_V1, whole genome shotgun sequence, the genomic segment TTTGGACTGGACTTGGAACTCCAATTATCAAGTCCAaagtcataaacttttaattatatatgcctgcataattttaaaaatattatgaaataTGTGAATTTTGGGCCTTTATTTGCTATAGGTCATAAAAAGATAATGTTACACACTATATAAAACGCGAATCCAATTTTTTCTTCTCAGCCTCTATCTCTTTCGCCTTCTCTTTACGGTTGTGGTGATTGATTATTGATCTTTAACATATTTTAAAGTTCAAATCTTTAAGAATTGAAACCTTGTTTGGTCTAAGTATAGATGTGTAAGACATATTGTTATTTGCAATTATATCTTTTGCTTAATTGATTGTTTGctatttctttttcctttatggaagaGTGACTTGtattaaaaaaattcataaccaatatttaatactccgtactcgtatattttattttacgTGTCGAAAAAAATTAGATGGTAAGAGTGACTTCAATCCAGTACATCTAATTTACACCCCTATCCATAGTGATAGTGGTAATGGGATTAATGAAATTTGATGGCGAAAAAGACATGTTCAAAGGTGGACAAACTTATAGTGGACTTTGGTATGAGATttcccttaaaaatttaaaGATAAAGTTATACTACCTTCGTTTCAAAATTATCTTTACGACAAAGTAAAAAAAttgtgtaaaaaggtgggtggatataataaaatatggataaagtatggTAGATgggtaagaaaaaaatgaataaagtaagaaaaagtGAGTGAAAAGTTGTAAATGTTGGGGTAAGAGAggtaagatagtaaattttcatgtcaaaaaatagattaaagcaaagtgtaaagaacatcatgaaacagactaaaacgaAAAGTGAAACGAAAAGTGAAGATcattctgaaacggaggtagtattagaCCAAATATTACCGTCTACCAAATTGCCACTTGGAGTATTAGACACTCATACAGGAATTGAGGGAGTGTAAAATTGACATACCCGAACAATTTCCTCATAAGTTTCATCATCAATTTCCACAGTTGTCACAATTTcctcaacatctccaagaatcATATTCAAATGCTGATCATAAGCCTGCAAATCAGCATAAGTAAAGTTGAACAAAACTACACTGCTCGTAAGCCAGATAAACAGCATTGGGGAAAATGAAAAAGATCCagattattttttctaaaaaaaattattggagTTTATCTTGTTCAAatctcgcaaaaaaaaattataataaacaaGCTACAGttctaaaaaaacaaaaattgaaattagagCCTTATGAAGAAGGTCACAAGAAGAAAACACGTGATTTAAAATCAAAGCACATAGAATTTTCCTgaacaaaatcaaacaaaatataaTAACGGAAGTAGGTTGACATCAAAGAAACAGGACAAGTAAATCAACTATGACCGTAAACTCCTAAAGCACTAAGGTAAAGGTAATCCCTTATTTCACAAAGCCAACACCTTAAATGAAGCAACAATgagaaagaaaataataaaagtgcATGACAGAAGATGCTGAAGCTCATTTAAAATCAAGTGACATGGTGAAACTACATCATACGGTCTTTTCAATATCGCATAGCCTCAAAACACTCTACATAGGTATACATGTACTATGACATGGTGGAAGATAGAACGAAATAAGTAGAATGAAAAGCTACAGAAACAGAAAATCACACAACTCCAAAGAAACCAACAACTGCCCACAACACCTGTaagtagacctggttatcgggcggggcgggtcagggtcggtgcgggtcaaaagagggtcgggtattgaaagggtcatttttagcgggtcgataatgggcgggtcaaaagcgggttgcgggtcaatagcgggtcattagtgggcgggtcaataaacgagcaataaaaaatgaaaaacaaaagagccatgtgcaagtacaagtaaatacgaagctatacacgtaattttttgtatcattactattttaattttcaaaataattgtagtataaatttgaccctataatgaccctgtccaataaaggccctgtccaataagagccctgcccaataaaagccctattaacttaaccctaaccctatatccattggactaccctgtccaataaccaggtctacctGTAAGTACACAACACCATCCCTACCCAAGCCATTCACCCCCTCAGGAAGTCTTTTATGTATACACCATCAAGGCACCCCGACGCACTTCTCAGAAATCACCTCACTTATGAAATGGCAAGGAAGCGAGAGACTCTTCTCATCCCCTAGGCTGCATAAACTAATAGGCACTGTAAATTAAAAAGTTTGGCTAAGTCGATTATTAGAGTCACTAATACTATGCATTATTTTTGTTGTCCCAAAGAGGAGGAATAGAATAACTCCAAATCATCATGCGTCAGTCAATTGCCTGCCATACAACTGATATTTGAAGAGTTCTCAAAGAATTTGTCTTTTCACatcaattcaaaatttaaatttaCCAAACTGCTAAATTCTCAAATGATTTCCTCCTATTCTTCCTCAAAAATCGATCGAATGCATAGAACGTCTCCGACATAGTAGAATGGTAACTCAAGATGGAAATCCCAGCTATCTGAAAGCCCAATTCACACCATAAAAAGCAGAGAATCCAATTTTTTGAGTTAAACGCACCACGCAAAGAGCAAAATTTGCTTCAAATTTGAAAAGCGTAAACAAAAATGACATTATTACCCAATTATACCCAGAAAACGTAATTCTTTCGGAACCGAACACGCAAAAAAAAGGCAAAATTTAACTCATACTTGTTATGCAAAAACGacaattggacacaaatttcgAAATGAACCCCAAAATGAACAATATAGACACTCAGAAAGGAAATTACATAAacaagaaccctaatttcagAACTAGAcgacaaaaataataaatatgaaAATCTGTAATAACAGTAGAGTAATATGTTAATTAAGTAAGaagtttatgaattattgagaAGGAGAAATTGAAAGGAATTGGTGAAGGGAAAAGGAGGTACATACATGAAGTTTGCCACGGAGCTCGCGGTCGGAACGAAGCTTGACATAGATACGCTCGTCGAGGCTGAGACGTATGAGATCGAGAGGCTCCTTGACTGCGCTCTCTTCTTCTGTGGTCGACATTTTCGTTGCTACTCAACACTTgacaaagaggagagagaaagaggtggAGTATGGGGGCGTGAGAACTGGGAACAGGAAGGAGACTGAGGAGAGTCAAATTTCTGGGGTTTTTATTCTTTGAAATTTTTGACACCAATAACTctatttgggatttttttggttGACATATAAACAAGAAGTGGAAATTCATGGCATTatggattttttttaatgtttttttaggaCAATGCAAATAAAGGGGACAAACTAAAGACCTAGTCTAACACTAGTTGTCAAGTTATGGCCGTTATgacaaataaataagaaattttTTCTACAGTACAAGAATTGAAAGTGGTTGCTATTTTCTTGTTATTATCACGAATGACGGGTCTGGATTCTTTGGAAGCCTTGTTCTCATTGGCCAGCCCATGGATGAGCTGCGTGGAGTCCATCCAAATGACCACATCCAGGTCATGCGAGCTAAGTTGTTGAACAGCAGTAAGGGCCATCATTGCTTTCGCTTGGTGGAACGTGGAAGCGAAGATGCGTGTGGCACCATGATCTACCACCACCCCTCTGTGGTTAATCACCCATCCCACTGCAGCGTCCCGTAACATGTGCTCCCTTCCCTTCCTTTTCTTCCATGCTCCGTCAACAATAAACACCATGGGGTATGCATTAGTCACCGAGCCAGTCATCCATTATTGCTTATCAGGTTTCCTAGGGTCACCTTTTGCATCCTCTTCTAGGTCTCCCACCCCAATCCCAACTGAGATATCCCACCTTTGAGTCCACCATTCGCCATTATGAGAATCAAGCCAGGGTCGCAGCGACTCCCACGAAAAACACACTCGTTCCTGTGTATCCAAATACTCCACATGATGGCAATAACCTCAGCCAACCTAAGGTCATCTCTCCCATCTTCCTTCATCATATATAGCATGATGTTTTTAAGCCAAGTTATGATCCCAATAGTTGGGTCACTGGCAATATTCAAGCCCAAATTGCTTGATTTCCACACTCTCACAGGCAGTTCACACTTGAGCAGCACATGGTCTGTAGTTTTTGCCTCCTTATTGTAAAGAGGGCAGGCTATAGGCACGTTAATACCCCTTTGACGGAGACATGCTCTTACTGGTAGTGCATCATGCATGATTTTCCACCCAAAGATTTTTCACTTAGGCCAGATTTTCCTCTTCCACCACTTACTCTAAAATTTGGAAGAAGAAGGACTGTTCTGGTTTTTCCCTTGTAGTAGCCAGTAGCCCGAGCTAGTGGTGTAAATCCCCCGAACTTGTTGGAGCCCACCCCCGATCACCTTCCATCTCTTCTTGTTGAATATGAGTTACTTGAATATCTTTTGCCGTATCCCTGTAAAAAATCTCCTAAATCATATTGTGATTCCAAGCCTTAGTCGGTGTTAAAATCTCCTCCACCTAAATGGGCCTAGGTTGCGAAAAGTTGGTGCTAGGCTTGAATGAAATAGCATGCTTTCCAACCCAAATATGTTTCTCTATTTTTGTAAGTCTCCCGTTGCCAATAACACGACAAAAGCCCGTTTTCATGGTTGCAACGGTCTTCATAATTCCCCTGGCCACCCACGACGGTGTTCTTGGGGTGATCTGTTGAGCTGCACTAGAGAACCACTCATCCCCGTATTTCGCTCGAAACACCCTGCTTACAAGTAAGTCGGGCTCTAAATGATTCCTCCAAGCTTTCCTGGATAGAAGGGTTGAATTTCAAGAGTTGAGATTTTGCATCCATACCCCCCTCTGATTTGTGGCTTTCCAAGAGGGATTGCTTTCTCTAGTAGACAGGGCGCTTGTCCATGTAAGTGGACCACCAAAACTTTAACATGAGGGGACTGATTTTTTGAGCATGGTCTTGGGAACTAAGAAGACAGCCAGGTGAGAGGCCATAACAACCACTATGCTATTTGTTAGAATCATTTTTCCGGATTGGTTTAACTGTGCAAGTTTCCACGAGGCTTGCTTTTGAGTGGCCTTTTATACAAGTGGGGTAAAGGCGCATTTCGATCCCATCAACCTCAATAGGGAATCCCAGATATATCCCAAATTTTGGTTGTTCATAAACTCCCATAATCCCACGAAGGATTCTCCTGAACTTGTGATGCATGTTGTTGGAGAAAATAACATAAGACTTTTGAATACTTACCATTTTCTCTTATATGCTGCAGAATTCAGTCATCACTTTCTTGAGTTCCCCAAAATTACGAATGGGTTGGAATCAAGGATAATGCAATGGACATTATGGATTGGGTAGTTGTTTATTTGACATAAAAACAGTAAAAAAGGAGGAAGTTTGAAATTCATGAAAAGTTGGAATTCCTATAATATATGGAAAGTACACAATTAGTTATTTACAAGTacgtggtgtacaataaatgtaATACATCGaattaaaagttaactcaaaatgcttaaaagttatctcggtatatgtaaaagttaattTTTAGTAACAATTTCTTTCattctaataatgtataaaagtaacaatttctttcatttttagTAACAATTTCTTTCAATTTCTTTCATTATTCCTCAAAGTTcaataataatgtataaaggtaactatttaaccctttaaacgTCCATCTATCAACtcttttttcataatataaaagttaattttttttaacgggataatataaaagttaataaaaacatACTTCATACTCAGCGTTACAAATAATTGAGTAAAAGTTACAATAAAGGGGATAAAAGTTATATcgttgtataataaatttagtgtACATCTTGTGCGTGCAAAACCTTTTGTAGAAAATAAATTAGCTAGCCCCCCCTTGGTCGCGTCCGGATCTTATAGATTTCCAAGAAAACTCTACATTGTAGAGTTCAGGAAATCTGGACCCTTGAAGATAATCAACGACAGATAACAACTTCagcatttaaaaaaaataaaaaatattaaaagatcTCCCAACACAATCCCACGTAATTACTAACAAATTTCCCGCTAATACAAATTCCCACCAAAATCTTCAACCCTAGATCAGAAGGTCGACATTTGCCTCTTTGACTTTTGATCGTAAAATCTTCTgtaaaaaattcaagctttcaaggtACTATCAAATTTCTTTATCGTCTATTATCGGATACTGAAAGATTGAAGGTATGTTCAACAACTTTTTAAAATTTACTATGTTTCTTTTTAATAATTGTATGTATGATGAAACTGATATACGGAGTATCGGTTTATGTATGTGGTCGCATTCGTTATTGATCAAACTTATTGCAGGTGCACTATTCTTTATTTAACATTCTATCGATTAATTATCCTTATATATGAGAATTGTTTTACACTATGCCATCCATGGTTAAATTCTTTATAACCGTTATTTCCTATGGTCTATATTTATCAATTCGTAGTCAGTCAATCAAGCAAGCACATGCATTTATATGTttagttatttatattaataCCAATATTTTTTTCATAGAATGATGGATAGTTTGTTAGCAAATGAGTCAAGTGATAATATAGTGATATCAGACAATTGGGTTCCTCGTGTTGGTATGGAATTCGACTTGGTGGATCATGCTTGGAATTTTTGGTTAGAATACATAGGTACGATGGTTTTAATGTTCCCAAACGTTATGAGAACAAGAATAAGAATGGACAAGTGACTTCGCGAAGATTTCTGTGTTCGAAAGAGGGTTTTCGCCCATCTGACAAACGAGATCATTTGACGACTAATCCTGGGGCTGAAACAAGAACTGGTTGCATGGTTCGTattggaattattttaattaagcctacaGGAAAATATCGAGTTCATGAATTTGTATCCGAACACAATCATGTACTTCACTGTCAATGAACTAGCTACTTGTTGTCATCACAAAGGAAGATAACGGAAGTACAAGATGTTGAAATTGAACTAGCTGATGATTCTGGAATTAGGCCTAGAGCAGCTCATGAGTTTATTGGTGCACATGTCGGTGGATCAAACAATCTTGGTTACACCCATAGAGACCATAAAAATTATCTACGTACTAAGCGACAAAGAGATTATGTGTATGGGGAAGCAGGAATTTTGTTAAAATATTTTCACTTACAAACAATCGAGAATCCTTCATTCCAATATTCACTTCAATTAGATTGTGAAGAACAAATAACAAACATTTTTTGGGCTGATGCAAAGATGCTTATTGATTATGCTTCATTCGGAGACGTAGTTGCCTTTGGCACTACATTTGGTACAAATAAAGAGCATCGACAACTTGGTGTATTTGTTGGTTTTAACCATTTCGGGGAGACGACGGTTTTTGGTGCAGCTCTTTTGTATGATGAAACAACTGAGTCTTTTAAGTGGTTGTTTGAAACATTTCTAGCAACACATGGCAATAAGCATCCGAAGACAATCTTCACTGACCAAGATATC encodes:
- the LOC110797006 gene encoding sm-like protein LSM3A, which codes for MSTTEEESAVKEPLDLIRLSLDERIYVKLRSDRELRGKLHAYDQHLNMILGDVEEIVTTVEIDDETYEEIVRTTRRTVPYLFVRGDGVILVSPPLRTA
- the LOC110796999 gene encoding uncharacterized protein: MHDALPVRACLRQRGINVPIACPLYNKEAKTTDHVLLKCELPVRVWKSSNLGLNIASDPTIGIITWLKNIMLYMMKEDGRDDLRLAEVIAIMWSIWIHRNECVFRGSRCDPGLILIMANGGLKGGISQLGLGWET